Proteins co-encoded in one Meiothermus sp. genomic window:
- a CDS encoding IS5 family transposase, which produces MNRRAYPSDVRDEEWALVLPYLTLAPLEAPQRKYDLREVFNALRWMVRTGAQWDYLPHDFPPPHIVQAQAYRWMNRGVFEDLVHDLRMTLRMLQGKAAHPSAAIYDARTLQSTPQSGERAGYDGYKRRKGSKVHLAVDTLGHLLALVVTAASEQERAQVGALSQQVQEVTGEQVEVAFVDQGYTGEEAAQAAEAEGIALCVVKVEGAKRGFVLLPKRWVVERSFAWTSRFRRLARDYERLAETLRGWHWLAFSILMTAKTVELLRTAS; this is translated from the coding sequence ATGAACCGCCGTGCTTACCCATCGGACGTCCGTGATGAGGAATGGGCTCTGGTGCTGCCCTATTTGACCCTCGCCCCGCTGGAAGCACCCCAGCGCAAGTACGACCTGCGCGAAGTGTTCAACGCCCTGCGCTGGATGGTTCGAACCGGTGCTCAGTGGGACTACCTGCCCCACGACTTCCCACCCCCCCATATCGTTCAGGCGCAAGCCTACCGCTGGATGAACCGGGGGGTCTTCGAAGACCTGGTACACGACCTGCGCATGACCCTGCGAATGCTCCAGGGCAAAGCCGCCCATCCCAGCGCTGCCATCTACGATGCTCGCACCCTACAGTCCACCCCGCAAAGTGGGGAGCGGGCCGGATACGATGGGTACAAACGACGCAAGGGAAGCAAAGTTCACCTGGCGGTAGATACCCTGGGGCATCTGCTGGCCCTGGTAGTAACGGCGGCCAGTGAACAGGAACGGGCCCAGGTGGGAGCCCTCAGTCAACAGGTGCAGGAAGTGACGGGGGAGCAGGTGGAAGTGGCCTTTGTGGATCAGGGTTACACTGGGGAGGAAGCGGCACAAGCGGCAGAGGCGGAAGGCATCGCCCTGTGTGTGGTCAAGGTGGAAGGGGCCAAACGAGGATTCGTGCTGCTGCCGAAGCGTTGGGTGGTGGAACGTTCGTTTGCCTGGACATCCCGGTTTCGCAGGCTGGCGCGAGACTATGAGCGGCTGGCTGAGACCTTGCGAGGTTGGCACTGGTTGGCTTTTTCGATTCTGATGACAGCGAAAACTGTGGAGCTTTTACGAACAGCTAGTTAG
- a CDS encoding GGDEF domain-containing protein — translation MAQVLSAQRRGGDRYFRWGGDEFAALLPHTPREGAVGAAERLARHVEAIDLEGRLLGVNVGVAAFPEDGTDEDVLLSTADHRMYRAKTHGVAVWAQ, via the coding sequence GTGGCCCAGGTGCTCTCGGCCCAGCGCCGCGGCGGCGACCGCTACTTCCGCTGGGGCGGCGACGAGTTCGCGGCCCTCCTGCCCCACACGCCCCGCGAGGGGGCGGTGGGCGCGGCCGAGCGCCTGGCCCGCCACGTCGAGGCGATCGACCTCGAGGGCCGCCTCCTGGGGGTCAACGTGGGGGTGGCCGCCTTCCCCGAGGACGGCACCGACGAGGACGTCCTGCTCAGCACCGCCGACCACCGCATGTACCGGGCCAAGACCCACGGGGTCGCGGTCTGGGCACAATGA
- a CDS encoding sulfite oxidase yields the protein MQDEKHDLLARINRREFLRKTGIAAASLSTVPGLAGLAAAQQNPTADALVAGKDPGLIVRNTNPVELETPVALLREHRYTPKNIMYIRNNQGVPPGMQLTTEPPRAEEWTVEVVGLVDKPLTLRLSELKGLPATELEMVLQCSGNGRSFFSRYARASGAQWERGSLANVRWKGVKLSAVLEGAGVKPEALFLTAEGADQPANPQAPDIERSVPLRDVLASALLAYEMNGEPLPTVHGGPLRLIVPGYYGINNIKWVNRLRLEAAASTNNTMIPRYRVPLAPVPVGSAFTFTLDNSRPNWRQNVKAVILSPAEGQSVSGIIEVRGVAWNDGSAPITGVEVSTNQGRSWQSASLEKPSSPYGWYPWRVRVMVATGDTEVWARATDALGRSQPVDGAILWNPNGYEWNAVDKVKIKVG from the coding sequence ATGCAGGACGAGAAGCATGACCTACTGGCCCGGATCAACCGCAGGGAATTCCTCAGGAAGACCGGAATCGCCGCCGCGAGCCTGAGCACGGTCCCCGGCCTGGCGGGCCTCGCCGCCGCCCAGCAGAACCCCACCGCCGACGCCCTGGTGGCGGGCAAGGACCCCGGCCTGATCGTGCGCAACACCAACCCGGTCGAGCTCGAGACCCCCGTCGCCCTGCTGCGCGAGCACCGCTACACGCCCAAGAACATCATGTACATCCGCAACAACCAGGGGGTGCCCCCGGGCATGCAGCTCACCACCGAGCCCCCCAGGGCCGAAGAGTGGACGGTGGAGGTGGTGGGCCTGGTGGACAAGCCCCTCACCCTGCGCCTCTCCGAGCTCAAGGGGCTGCCCGCCACCGAGCTCGAGATGGTGCTGCAGTGCTCGGGCAACGGCCGCAGCTTCTTCTCCCGGTACGCCCGCGCCAGCGGGGCCCAGTGGGAGCGGGGCTCGCTGGCCAACGTGCGCTGGAAAGGGGTGAAGCTCTCGGCGGTGCTGGAGGGCGCCGGGGTCAAGCCCGAGGCCCTCTTCCTCACCGCCGAGGGGGCCGACCAGCCCGCCAACCCCCAGGCCCCCGACATCGAGCGCAGCGTCCCCCTGCGCGACGTGCTCGCCAGCGCCCTGCTGGCCTACGAGATGAACGGCGAGCCGCTGCCCACCGTGCACGGGGGGCCGCTGCGGCTGATCGTGCCGGGCTACTACGGCATCAACAACATCAAGTGGGTCAACCGGCTGCGCCTCGAGGCCGCCGCCTCGACCAACAACACCATGATCCCGCGCTACCGGGTGCCCTTAGCCCCCGTCCCCGTGGGCAGCGCCTTCACCTTCACCCTCGACAACAGCCGCCCCAACTGGCGGCAGAACGTCAAGGCCGTCATCCTCAGCCCCGCCGAGGGCCAGAGCGTCAGCGGCATCATCGAGGTGCGGGGCGTGGCCTGGAACGACGGCTCGGCGCCGATCACGGGGGTCGAGGTCTCCACCAACCAGGGCCGTAGCTGGCAGTCGGCCAGCCTCGAGAAGCCCTCCTCGCCCTACGGCTGGTACCCCTGGCGCGTCCGGGTGATGGTGGCGACGGGCGACACCGAGGTCTGGGCCCGCGCCACCGACGCCCTGGGGCGCAGCCAGCCCGTCGACGGGGCGATCCTGTGGAACCCCAACGGCTACGAGTGGAATGCGGTGGACAAGGTCAAGATCAAGGTGGGCTGA
- a CDS encoding c-type cytochrome translates to MKWLAAAAGAALALAWVMAQGLPQGEGKALVEQRCSVCHGLEVITSNRLSAAEWDAVVGSMIGNGARLDDAERKVVVAYLATHFGKEAAQAAPAPADEGVKVYAACQGCHQANGAGVPGAFPPLARHVPAILAAPGGRAYLPLVVLGGLQGPIEVEGVAYNTPMPAFASLSDAQVAAVLNHVASSWGNAALLKDFKPYTAEEVRALRRPLTPQQVYAQRAKLGLK, encoded by the coding sequence GTGAAGTGGCTCGCGGCCGCGGCCGGGGCGGCCCTCGCCCTGGCCTGGGTGATGGCCCAGGGGCTGCCGCAGGGCGAGGGCAAGGCGTTGGTGGAGCAGCGCTGCAGCGTCTGCCACGGGTTGGAGGTCATCACCAGCAACCGCCTCAGCGCCGCCGAGTGGGACGCGGTGGTGGGCAGCATGATCGGCAACGGGGCCCGGCTCGACGACGCCGAGCGCAAGGTGGTCGTGGCGTACCTGGCGACCCACTTCGGCAAGGAGGCCGCGCAGGCCGCCCCGGCCCCCGCCGACGAGGGGGTTAAGGTGTACGCGGCGTGCCAGGGCTGCCACCAGGCCAACGGGGCCGGGGTCCCGGGGGCCTTCCCGCCCCTGGCCCGGCACGTCCCCGCCATCCTGGCGGCCCCCGGCGGGCGGGCGTATCTGCCGCTGGTGGTGCTGGGCGGCCTGCAGGGCCCGATCGAGGTCGAGGGCGTCGCCTACAACACCCCCATGCCCGCCTTCGCCTCGCTCAGCGACGCGCAGGTGGCGGCGGTGCTCAACCACGTGGCCTCGAGCTGGGGCAACGCCGCGCTGCTCAAGGACTTCAAGCCCTACACCGCTGAGGAGGTCCGGGCCCTGCGCCGGCCCCTCACCCCGCAGCAGGTCTACGCACAGCGGGCCAAGCTGGGGCTGAAGTAG
- a CDS encoding MOSC domain-containing protein, producing the protein MGRVLSLHVGERPGLPKAGVGELRLVAGYGAVGDRHAGGDPRRAVLVAGVGSYRRALEAGVALPYGALGENLLLDLDPHAWVGRRLEAGGALLELVAVCPVCAALTRLDPRLPRLLYRGRGVYARVLRGGVVRPDDPVEVQALEDDLALAGRTN; encoded by the coding sequence ATGGGACGGGTCCTTTCGCTGCACGTGGGCGAGCGGCCGGGGCTGCCCAAGGCCGGGGTGGGGGAGCTGCGGCTGGTCGCCGGCTACGGCGCCGTGGGCGACCGGCACGCCGGCGGCGACCCGAGGCGGGCGGTGCTGGTGGCAGGGGTTGGGAGCTACCGCCGCGCCCTGGAGGCCGGGGTCGCGCTGCCCTACGGCGCTTTGGGGGAGAACCTGCTGCTCGACCTCGACCCCCACGCCTGGGTGGGGCGGCGGCTCGAGGCGGGCGGGGCGCTTTTGGAGCTGGTCGCCGTCTGCCCGGTCTGTGCCGCGCTCACCCGCCTGGACCCCCGCCTCCCCCGGCTGCTGTACCGGGGGCGGGGGGTGTACGCGCGGGTGCTGCGCGGGGGGGTCGTGCGCCCGGACGACCCGGTCGAGGTGCAGGCCCTCGAGGACGACCTGGCGTTGGCTGGGCGAACGAACTGA
- a CDS encoding sulfite exporter TauE/SafE family protein — protein MLLAWAGAVLVGIALGMLGSGGSILTVPILVYLVGEPEKLAVAESLAVVGLIALVGALPYGLRRQIDWASVVWFGLPGMAGTYLGAYFSQWVPGVWQLGLFALVMLLAAYFMFRPQKLPGQPRPRERSPLKIVLEGLGVGVLTGLVGVGGGFLIVPALVLLGGLPMHLAVGTSLLVVALKSGVGFYKYLHLLPAQGYSVHWDVVLLFAALGVAGSFLGGRIAAGIPQLGLRRGFAGFLVLMGAFILWQSLPRFLHG, from the coding sequence ATGCTCCTAGCCTGGGCCGGCGCGGTGCTGGTCGGGATCGCCCTGGGGATGCTGGGCTCGGGGGGCTCCATCCTCACCGTGCCCATCCTGGTCTATCTGGTGGGCGAGCCCGAGAAGCTGGCCGTCGCGGAGTCGCTGGCCGTGGTGGGCCTCATCGCCCTGGTGGGGGCCCTCCCCTACGGCCTGCGGCGCCAGATCGACTGGGCCAGCGTGGTCTGGTTCGGCCTGCCGGGGATGGCCGGGACCTACCTGGGGGCCTACTTCTCCCAGTGGGTGCCCGGCGTGTGGCAGCTCGGGCTCTTCGCGCTGGTGATGCTGCTGGCCGCCTACTTCATGTTCCGCCCGCAGAAGCTCCCCGGGCAGCCCCGCCCCCGCGAGCGCTCCCCCCTCAAGATCGTGCTCGAGGGCCTGGGCGTGGGCGTCCTCACCGGGCTGGTCGGGGTGGGCGGGGGCTTCCTGATCGTGCCGGCGCTGGTGCTCTTGGGGGGCCTGCCCATGCACCTGGCGGTGGGCACCAGCCTGCTCGTCGTCGCGCTGAAGTCGGGGGTGGGCTTCTACAAGTACCTGCACCTGCTGCCCGCGCAGGGCTACAGCGTCCACTGGGACGTCGTGCTGCTCTTCGCGGCCTTGGGGGTCGCGGGGAGCTTCCTGGGCGGGCGCATCGCCGCGGGCATCCCCCAGCTCGGCCTGCGGCGCGGCTTCGCGGGCTTTCTGGTGCTGATGGGGGCCTTCATCCTGTGGCAGAGCCTGCCCAGGTTCTTGCACGGCTGA
- a CDS encoding rhodanese-like domain-containing protein has product MTRAMYQDVFPNELSLWTRRGATLLDVREPQEYAQGHVPGSLNVPLGELLGRLGEIRGPVVTVCASGSRAALAAEVLGYEGFAEVGRLLGGIQGYARHGYPLAGRLAPAEAACS; this is encoded by the coding sequence TCTTCCCCAACGAACTCTCGCTCTGGACGCGCCGCGGGGCGACCCTTCTGGACGTGCGCGAGCCACAGGAGTACGCCCAGGGGCACGTGCCCGGCTCGCTCAACGTCCCGCTGGGGGAGCTGCTGGGGCGCCTCGGCGAGATCCGGGGCCCCGTCGTGACGGTCTGCGCCTCCGGCAGCCGCGCCGCGCTCGCCGCCGAGGTGCTGGGCTACGAGGGCTTCGCGGAGGTGGGCCGGCTGCTGGGGGGCATCCAGGGCTACGCCCGGCACGGCTACCCCCTGGCGGGGCGCCTTGCGCCCGCGGAGGCCGCATGCTCCTAG